A stretch of [Clostridium] scindens DNA encodes these proteins:
- a CDS encoding YceD family protein — MILDLSNVLSEQHSTIEESVPMEMTSFQSEAGTFPIIWKSPLALCIEYAGDQELKIAGKGDVRVTIPCDRCLADVEVDIPLDFKRKVCLDPENVERMEELDETNYIDGYNFDVDQLVYNELLVGWPTKILCSEDCKGICNVCGQNLNEGTCNCEDTGLDPRMSVIRDLFKNFKEV; from the coding sequence ATGATATTAGACCTATCCAATGTTCTGTCCGAACAACATAGCACAATTGAAGAGTCCGTTCCTATGGAGATGACAAGTTTCCAGTCAGAAGCAGGAACGTTTCCCATCATTTGGAAGTCTCCTTTGGCCCTGTGTATCGAATATGCAGGCGATCAGGAACTTAAGATAGCAGGAAAGGGCGACGTCCGCGTGACGATTCCCTGTGACCGCTGCCTTGCAGATGTGGAAGTGGACATACCTCTTGATTTTAAGAGAAAGGTATGCCTGGACCCGGAGAATGTGGAGCGGATGGAAGAACTAGACGAAACCAATTATATTGACGGATATAACTTTGACGTAGACCAGTTAGTTTACAACGAGTTATTAGTAGGGTGGCCGACAAAAATTCTGTGTAGCGAAGACTGTAAAGGGATTTGCAATGTATGTGGTCAGAACCTGAATGAAGGTACCTGTAACTGCGAAGATACGGGCCTGGACCCTAGAATGTCAGTTATCCGCGATTTATTTAAGAATTTTAAGGAGGTGTAA
- a CDS encoding acetate kinase, producing the protein MNVLVINCGSSSLKFQLINSDSEEVLAKGLCERIGIDGSLTYQPQGGEKTKTDKAMPTHTEAIQFVIDALTDDKTGVVKSLDEIGAVGHRVVHGGEKFASSVVITDEVMKAIEECNDLAPLHNPANLIGINACQKLMPGTPMVAVFDTAFHQTMPEEAYMYGLPYEYYEKYKVRRYGFHGTSHSFVSKRAAELAGKPYDQLKTIVCHLGNGASICAVKNGKSVDTSMGLTPLEGLVMGTRSGDIDPAILEFIAKKENLDIAGLMNMLNKKSGVYGLSNNLSSDFRDLDAAASEGNKPAAIALKVFAYRVAKYVGSYAAAMNGVDVIAFTAGVGENSGPVRADIMSYLGYLGIQLDEAANDSRGEEVTISTPDSKVQVMVIPTNEELAIARETVALV; encoded by the coding sequence ATGAATGTATTAGTTATTAACTGTGGAAGTTCATCTTTAAAGTTCCAGCTGATCAACTCCGATTCTGAAGAAGTTCTCGCAAAGGGACTCTGCGAGAGAATCGGAATCGACGGAAGTCTTACTTACCAGCCGCAGGGCGGGGAGAAGACAAAGACGGATAAGGCTATGCCGACCCACACAGAAGCAATCCAGTTCGTGATCGACGCTTTGACGGACGATAAGACAGGGGTTGTAAAAAGTCTTGACGAGATTGGGGCAGTCGGACACCGCGTGGTACACGGCGGAGAGAAGTTCGCAAGTTCTGTAGTAATCACGGACGAGGTTATGAAAGCGATCGAAGAGTGCAATGACCTGGCTCCGCTTCACAACCCAGCAAACCTGATTGGAATCAATGCTTGCCAGAAATTAATGCCAGGCACGCCGATGGTAGCGGTATTTGATACGGCCTTCCATCAGACAATGCCGGAGGAAGCGTATATGTACGGACTTCCTTACGAATACTATGAGAAATACAAGGTAAGACGCTACGGCTTCCATGGGACAAGCCACAGTTTCGTATCCAAGAGAGCGGCGGAACTTGCCGGAAAGCCGTATGACCAGTTAAAGACGATCGTATGCCACCTTGGAAACGGTGCCAGCATCTGTGCTGTAAAGAATGGCAAATCCGTAGATACATCCATGGGCCTTACGCCTTTGGAAGGCCTGGTAATGGGAACCCGTTCCGGAGATATTGACCCGGCCATCTTAGAGTTCATCGCTAAGAAAGAGAATCTTGATATTGCGGGTCTGATGAACATGCTCAACAAAAAGTCCGGAGTATATGGACTTTCCAATAACCTTTCCAGCGACTTCCGTGATCTGGATGCAGCTGCAAGCGAAGGCAACAAGCCGGCAGCCATCGCGCTGAAAGTATTTGCCTACCGCGTTGCAAAATATGTAGGAAGCTATGCGGCAGCCATGAACGGAGTAGACGTGATCGCGTTTACCGCCGGCGTTGGCGAGAATTCTGGCCCGGTTCGCGCGGATATCATGAGTTATCTTGGATACCTTGGAATCCAGCTGGATGAAGCAGCTAATGATTCACGCGGAGAAGAAGTCACCATCTCCACGCCAGATTCAAAAGTACAGGTAATGGTAATTCCTACAAATGAGGAATTGGCAATTGCACGGGAAACAGTTGCATTAGTTTAG
- the acpP gene encoding acyl carrier protein — MEFEKLQEIIADVLNVETDDITMETTFVDDLGADSLDIFQIIMGIEETFDIEIDNEDAEKIMTVGDAVEQIKNATNN, encoded by the coding sequence ATGGAATTTGAAAAATTGCAGGAAATCATCGCGGACGTGCTGAACGTCGAGACGGATGATATTACGATGGAGACTACATTTGTAGATGATCTGGGAGCGGACTCCCTGGATATCTTCCAGATTATTATGGGAATAGAAGAGACATTTGATATTGAGATCGACAACGAGGATGCTGAGAAGATCATGACGGTAGGCGACGCTGTCGAACAGATTAAAAACGCAACAAATAACTAG
- the rpmF gene encoding 50S ribosomal protein L32 codes for MSICPKNKSSKARRDKRRANWKMSAPNLVKCSKCGELMMPHRVCKACGSYNKKEIIPQD; via the coding sequence ATGTCAATTTGTCCAAAGAATAAATCTTCCAAAGCAAGAAGAGACAAAAGAAGAGCAAACTGGAAGATGAGTGCTCCAAACCTGGTAAAATGCAGCAAATGCGGCGAATTAATGATGCCTCACAGAGTCTGCAAGGCTTGTGGCTCATACAACAAAAAAGAAATCATTCCTCAGGACTAA
- the plsX gene encoding phosphate acyltransferase PlsX — protein sequence MSDITNIALDAMGGDNAPAEMIKGAIDAIAKEPLMKVFLVGREDVIQKELANYQYNKEQIEVVNATEVIETAEPPVNAIRRKKDSSIVVGMKMVKEGRADAFVSAGSSGAILVGGQVLVGRIKGVERPPLAPLIPTEKGVTLLIDCGANVDARPSHLVQFAKMGSIYMEHVLGIQNPRVGIVNIGAEEEKGNALVKETFPLLKEEKGIHFIGSVEAREIPHGQADVVVCEAFAGNIILKLYEGVGAVLIQKVKEGMMTTLRSKIGALLIKPALKATLKTFDASEYGGAPLLGLNGLVVKTHGSAMAKEVSNTLAQCVTFKRQKINEKIKECIQSDGTSVE from the coding sequence ATGTCTGATATTACAAACATAGCACTGGATGCTATGGGCGGGGACAATGCCCCGGCAGAAATGATAAAAGGGGCTATAGACGCCATAGCAAAGGAACCTTTAATGAAGGTATTCCTGGTTGGACGGGAAGACGTTATTCAAAAAGAACTTGCAAATTATCAATATAATAAAGAACAGATCGAGGTGGTGAACGCTACCGAAGTGATTGAGACGGCAGAACCTCCGGTAAATGCCATCCGCAGGAAGAAAGATTCCTCCATCGTGGTAGGAATGAAGATGGTAAAGGAAGGCAGGGCTGATGCCTTTGTATCTGCCGGAAGTTCCGGCGCGATCCTGGTTGGCGGCCAGGTATTAGTAGGAAGGATCAAGGGCGTGGAGCGTCCGCCTCTCGCACCGCTGATCCCGACAGAGAAGGGCGTGACGCTGCTGATTGACTGCGGAGCCAATGTGGATGCGCGCCCGTCCCATCTGGTCCAGTTTGCCAAGATGGGATCCATCTATATGGAACACGTGCTAGGCATTCAGAACCCCAGGGTAGGGATTGTCAATATCGGAGCAGAAGAAGAAAAGGGAAATGCCTTGGTAAAGGAGACATTTCCGCTTTTGAAAGAAGAAAAAGGAATTCATTTCATCGGAAGCGTGGAGGCAAGAGAGATTCCTCACGGGCAGGCGGATGTGGTAGTCTGCGAGGCTTTTGCAGGAAATATCATACTGAAGTTATATGAAGGCGTAGGCGCAGTGCTGATCCAGAAGGTCAAAGAAGGGATGATGACAACCCTTCGCAGCAAGATAGGCGCCCTGCTGATCAAGCCGGCGCTTAAGGCAACGCTAAAGACTTTCGATGCCAGCGAGTATGGCGGAGCACCGCTTCTTGGACTGAACGGTCTTGTAGTGAAGACGCATGGAAGCGCAATGGCAAAAGAGGTAAGCAATACGCTGGCCCAGTGCGTAACCTTCAAAAGACAGAAGATTAACGAAAAGATTAAGGAATGTATTCAATCGGATGGGACATCCGTTGAATAA
- the rnc gene encoding ribonuclease III: MNQELKELEKKIGYTFKDLQLLKRAMLHSSYANEKHLPKYECNERLEFLGDAVLELVSSEFLFYEHEKMPEGELTKTRASMVCEPALAFCARELSLGEYLLLGKGEEATGGRKRESITSDAMEALIGAIYIDGGFASAKEFIHRFILQDLEDKKLFFDSKTILQEIVQANFKEAISYRLVREEGPDHDKSFHVMVCIGEEEYGLGKGRTKKAAEQEAAYQSILKLHEKNIK; the protein is encoded by the coding sequence ATGAATCAGGAATTGAAAGAATTAGAGAAGAAGATCGGATATACATTCAAGGATTTGCAGCTGTTGAAAAGGGCCATGCTTCACAGTTCCTATGCAAATGAGAAGCACCTCCCCAAATACGAGTGCAACGAAAGGCTGGAGTTTTTGGGAGATGCGGTACTGGAACTGGTTTCCAGCGAATTCTTGTTCTATGAGCATGAGAAGATGCCGGAAGGAGAACTGACCAAGACGAGGGCAAGCATGGTCTGCGAGCCGGCGCTGGCTTTCTGCGCCAGAGAACTGTCATTAGGAGAGTACTTGCTGCTTGGAAAGGGAGAAGAGGCTACCGGCGGAAGGAAGAGGGAGTCTATCACATCGGATGCGATGGAGGCGCTGATTGGAGCCATATATATTGATGGTGGTTTTGCTAGTGCAAAAGAGTTTATACATCGGTTTATTCTGCAGGACCTGGAGGATAAGAAACTCTTTTTTGATAGCAAGACTATCCTGCAGGAGATCGTCCAGGCAAACTTTAAAGAGGCGATTTCCTATCGGCTGGTGAGGGAAGAAGGTCCGGATCACGATAAATCTTTCCATGTAATGGTCTGCATCGGGGAAGAGGAGTATGGTCTTGGAAAGGGCCGTACCAAGAAGGCCGCGGAGCAGGAGGCCGCCTACCAAAGCATCCTGAAACTGCATGAGAAGAACATAAAGTAG